Part of the Sulfobacillus acidophilus DSM 10332 genome, GATACCCCGGCGCCGCCAAGACCACCGTCACCGCATGACGGGTCGGTTGGGGCACGGTCGGTACCTGTCCTTGGCTTAAGGACCACCACCAATCATACCAATCGATGTCCAAAATCGGCATGATGGCTTCAGTTTCCGGATCGCCCAGCCGGACGTTAAATTCCAGTACATAAGGACCTTGGGCGGTTAGCATCAGCCCGACGTACAAAATTCCGCGATAGTCAATTTGGGCTTCCTGCAAATACCGCATCATAGGATCCAAAATACGGCCGTCAACCATTGCCTTGAGATCCGCCGGCGGTTCAGTCCATACCGGCGCGTAGGCGCCCATACCGCCGGTATTCGGGCTATGGGGATCCGCCGTCAGCCGTTTATAGTCGCGGGCCACCGGTAACCAGCGATAACGACCACCGGCCACCGCCACCAAGACCGAGATTTCTTCGCCGGTCAAAGCCTCTTCCCAGATGACGCCGTCTTCCCAGATTTCCGGGATCGCCCGCCAGCGGTCCCATACCGCCAAGGCCGTTTGGGCATCCGGGGCCACCACCACCCCTTTGCCTTGGGCCAAGCGGCTTTGCTTTATCACGCGTGGCCACTCGGTGCATGCTTGAATCCACGCATGCAACTCCTCTGGCCTGTGCGTCACTTGCCAAGCCGCGGTGGGAATGCCATAGCGATCCATGATTTCTTTGGCATGGCGCTTACTGCTTTCCAGCCGTGCTCCCTCTTGCCCGGGGCCCACCACCGGATAGCCGAGCGCCCGCAAACGATCCGCCAGCCCGTCCGCCAAAGGCGCCTCCGGCCCGATGACCACCAAGGGCCGGCGGCCGTGGAAAATCCCCTCCCAACTCTCCGGCGCCACACTTGGCAGAACGCCGCCCCATTCGGCGAGACCCGGATTGCCCGGGACGGACCAAAGAGTGGCCCCACTCTTTTTCAACCCCCACGCAATCGCGTGTTCGCGGGCGCCTTGTCCCACCACGATAACCTCACGCAAACCGTTTGCCTCCTCAGTGCCGAAAATGGCGCTCGCCGGTAAATAAGAGCGTAATCCCATATTGCTCGGCTTTTTCCACGGACTCTTGATCCCGCACCGAGCCGCCCGGTTCGATAACGACGGCAATCCCATACGCCTGGCATAACTCCAGCACGTCGCCAAACGGGAAAAATCCGTCCGAGGCCAAGACCGCCCCTTGGGCATTGGCCCCGGCGCGTTCCAAGGCCTGCCGCGCGGCATCCACCCGATTGGTCTGGCCGCCGCCAATCCCGACCGTCACACCGTGGTTCACCACCACAATCGCGTTGGACTTGACCATGGCCACCGAAGCCCAAGCCAACCTCAAATCGGCGGGGGACACCCGACCCGCCCAATCGGGTCCGGCGACCCGAGTCCAGCGGTCCCAGGCGCTATAGTGGTCATCTCGCGCTTGCACCAAGAGGCCTCCCGTGACCGAACGGACCTCCCAATCCATCGGATGGGCGCCCGCCGGGACTTGAAATACGCGTAAATTCTTCTTCCGGCCCAACGTCGCCAGTGCCTCGGGGGTAAAATCGGGGGCCACCACAACTTCCAAAAACAAATCGGTCAACGCCTCGGCCAACGAGGTATCGACCGGTCGGTTAACGGCCACGATACCGCCAAAAATCGAGACCGGATCCGCATCATGCGCCTTTCGATAGGCTTCGTTCACCGTATCCGCCACCGCCACCGCACAGGGGGTTTGATGTTTGACCACCACAGCCGCCGGCTCTTCTTCTAACGAAGCCGCGAGCCGCCATGCGGTATCCAAATCGGCCCAGTTATTGTAGGACAGCGCTTTCCCCTGCAAGAGCGTACCGTGCGCCACGCCGCCCGGCCCGGGCCACCGGTAAAATGCGGCGGGTTGGTGTGGATTTTCCCCATAACGAAGAGACTCTTGCCGGGTCCCGCCGATGGCCCACCGACGCGGCCACCATCCCTCCGGCAGCGGCCCTAGCGTCGAGGCGATCATCGCGTCGTACCAGGCGGTGTGATAGAGGGCCGCTTGGGCCCATAGCCGCCGCTCGTTTAACGTCCACTCGTGCAATGGTTTTTGCATAAACTCGGCATATTGCTCCGGATCCACCACCGGGATGACGCGGGCAAAATTTTTGGCCGCCGCCCGAATTAACGCCACACCGCCAATATCAATCGATTCAATCCGATCGGCCAGCGGGGCGTTTTGTTCAAGAGCCGTTTCGTAGGGATACAGGTTAACCACCACCACATCAATTCGGGGTGCCTCTAATGCCTCCCGCTGAGCGCGATGATGGGCCAATGATTCGTCCGCCAAAAGCCCGGCATACACTTTGGGATGAAGCGTCTTGACCCGGCCGTCAAGAATTTCGCCAAAACCCGTCAAAGATTCCACCGTGTGTACGGTGAAGCCGGATTCGCTCAACGCCGTCGCGGTGCTTTGGGTAGCCAACAACTGAAGCCCTTGGTCGACCAGCCAGCGGGCCAAATCGACCAAGCCCCGTTTATCGCTGACACTGATTAAAGCCCATGAATCCATGTTTTGACCTCCTCCTGCCACAAAACCCCTCGGGTGGGATGCCACTCAATGAAACCTTGGTCCAATGCCCAGATCACCCGCGGGTAGAGGCTATGTTCCACCTGATGCACCCGCATCGCCAAATCGTCGACCGTATCGGTCGGATAACGCGGCACGGGCACTTGGGCAATCAAGGGCCCCGAATCTTGCCCTTCATCAACAAAATGCACACTGACGCCTGTCCAGAGCACGCCGGCTTCATAGGCCCTTTCAATGGCATGGAGTCCGGTAAAGGCCGGCAATAACGAAGGGTGCAAATTCACCAGCCGCCCACGGTAGCGATCAACCAAAGCCGGCGTCAGCCATCGCAAAAATCCGGCCAAAGCCACCGCTTCAATGCCTTGGGATTCCAAAACGTCCAGCAGTCGGCGATCGTAGGCGTCCCGATCGCCACCGACCTCTTGCGCGGTCAACACGACGGCCGGAACGCCATACTGTGCCGCAATGCCAAGCGCCCCGGCGGTCCGTCGGTGAGACACCACCAACGCGACGGGAAATCCGGTGTCCAAAAGGGCCTTCAGGTTTGTACCGGCGCCGCCGACCAATACTGCCCACCTCATCGCCATCCCACACCCGGTTCCTGACGCACGTCCCCTATCAAGTAGAGAGGCGGAGCGGTATCCGGCCAGGCCTTTTGAAGGGCGGACACGTCCTCCTCCGATACCACCAAGGTAAACCCGATGCCTACGTTGAAAGTCCGTGCCGTCTCGGCAAAGCTCAAATTGCCCCACCGTGCCACCTCACGCATTAAATCCGGCACCGGCCACGCCGCCGGATCGAGGACCGCCCCTAGGCCTCCGAGGGTACGCGGCAAATTCTCGACCAGCCCGCCGCCGGTGATATGCGCCATGGCTAAAATCGGACTGTCGCCCGGTAATAGCGGCAACACCCAGGGAACATAGATGCGGGTGGGGGTTAACAACTGATCGCCTAACCGGGCCGCATCCGATCGAGGCCAGGGGTCCTCGTAGCTCAGGGTTTGAGATTCCACCAATTTGCGGACCAGCTGATAACCGTTCGAATGAAACCCCGACGATGCGACCCCGAATATCTTGTCGCCCACGGCCGGAGCGCGCCGTGGCGAATGGACACGCCGCCCCACGGCAAATCCGGCCAAATCATGATGGGTTCCATAGACGTCGGGCATTTCGGCGGTTTCCCC contains:
- a CDS encoding phosphoribosylamine--glycine ligase (PFAM: Phosphoribosylglycinamide synthetase, N domain; Phosphoribosylglycinamide synthetase, ATP-grasp (A) domain; Phosphoribosylglycinamide synthetase, C domain~TIGRFAM: phosphoribosylamine--glycine ligase~COGs: COG0151 Phosphoribosylamine-glycine ligase~InterPro IPR020562:IPR020561:IPR020560:IPR000115~KEGG: msv:Mesil_1532 phosphoribosylamine/glycine ligase~PFAM: Phosphoribosylglycinamide synthetase, ATP-grasp (A) domain; Phosphoribosylglycinamide synthetase, N-domain; Phosphoribosylglycinamide synthetase, C-domain~PRIAM: Phosphoribosylamine--glycine ligase~SPTR: Phosphoribosylamine/glycine ligase;~TIGRFAM: Phosphoribosylglycinamide synthetase), with protein sequence MREVIVVGQGAREHAIAWGLKKSGATLWSVPGNPGLAEWGGVLPSVAPESWEGIFHGRRPLVVIGPEAPLADGLADRLRALGYPVVGPGQEGARLESSKRHAKEIMDRYGIPTAAWQVTHRPEELHAWIQACTEWPRVIKQSRLAQGKGVVVAPDAQTALAVWDRWRAIPEIWEDGVIWEEALTGEEISVLVAVAGGRYRWLPVARDYKRLTADPHSPNTGGMGAYAPVWTEPPADLKAMVDGRILDPMMRYLQEAQIDYRGILYVGLMLTAQGPYVLEFNVRLGDPETEAIMPILDIDWYDWWWSLSQGQVPTVPQPTRHAVTVVLAAPGYPDTAVTGIPLQLGTEMPDTVIFQAGTRLADGRLVTHGGRVLAVTGWAADIEQARHLAYERVRAVTFPGAQYRTDIGRS
- a CDS encoding IMP cyclohydrolase, phosphoribosylaminoimidazolecarboxamide formyltransferase (PFAM: AICARFT/IMPCHase bienzyme; MGS-like domain~TIGRFAM: phosphoribosylaminoimidazolecarboxamide formyltransferase/IMP cyclohydrolase~COGs: COG0138 AICAR transformylase/IMP cyclohydrolase PurH (only IMP cyclohydrolase domain in Aful)~InterPro IPR011607:IPR013982~KEGG: ttj:TTHA0930 bifunctional phosphoribosylaminoimidazolecarboxamide formyltransferase/IMP cyclohydrolase~PFAM: AICARFT/IMPCHase bienzyme, formylation region; MGS-like~PRIAM: Phosphoribosylaminoimidazolecarboxamide formyltransferase~SMART: AICARFT/IMPCHase bienzyme, formylation region~SPTR: Bifunctional purine biosynthesis protein purH); the encoded protein is MDSWALISVSDKRGLVDLARWLVDQGLQLLATQSTATALSESGFTVHTVESLTGFGEILDGRVKTLHPKVYAGLLADESLAHHRAQREALEAPRIDVVVVNLYPYETALEQNAPLADRIESIDIGGVALIRAAAKNFARVIPVVDPEQYAEFMQKPLHEWTLNERRLWAQAALYHTAWYDAMIASTLGPLPEGWWPRRWAIGGTRQESLRYGENPHQPAAFYRWPGPGGVAHGTLLQGKALSYNNWADLDTAWRLAASLEEEPAAVVVKHQTPCAVAVADTVNEAYRKAHDADPVSIFGGIVAVNRPVDTSLAEALTDLFLEVVVAPDFTPEALATLGRKKNLRVFQVPAGAHPMDWEVRSVTGGLLVQARDDHYSAWDRWTRVAGPDWAGRVSPADLRLAWASVAMVKSNAIVVVNHGVTVGIGGGQTNRVDAARQALERAGANAQGAVLASDGFFPFGDVLELCQAYGIAVVIEPGGSVRDQESVEKAEQYGITLLFTGERHFRH
- a CDS encoding formyltetrahydrofolate-dependent phosphoribosylglycinamide formyltransferase (PFAM: Formyl transferase~TIGRFAM: phosphoribosylglycinamide formyltransferase, formyltetrahydrofolate-dependent~COGs: COG0299 Folate-dependent phosphoribosylglycinamide formyltransferase PurN~InterPro IPR002376:IPR004607~KEGG: mgm:Mmc1_2317 phosphoribosylglycinamide formyltransferase~PFAM: Formyl transferase, N-terminal~PRIAM: Phosphoribosylglycinamide formyltransferase~SPTR: Phosphoribosylglycinamide formyltransferase;~TIGRFAM: Phosphoribosylglycinamide formyltransferase); its protein translation is MAMRWAVLVGGAGTNLKALLDTGFPVALVVSHRRTAGALGIAAQYGVPAVVLTAQEVGGDRDAYDRRLLDVLESQGIEAVALAGFLRWLTPALVDRYRGRLVNLHPSLLPAFTGLHAIERAYEAGVLWTGVSVHFVDEGQDSGPLIAQVPVPRYPTDTVDDLAMRVHQVEHSLYPRVIWALDQGFIEWHPTRGVLWQEEVKTWIHGL
- a CDS encoding phosphoribosylformylglycinamidine cyclo-ligase (PFAM: AIR synthase related protein, N-terminal domain; AIR synthase related protein, C-terminal domain~TIGRFAM: phosphoribosylaminoimidazole synthetase~COGs: COG0150 Phosphoribosylaminoimidazole (AIR) synthetase~InterPro IPR000728:IPR010918:IPR004733~KEGG: pla:Plav_3331 phosphoribosylformylglycinamidine cyclo-ligase~PFAM: AIR synthase related protein; AIR synthase related protein, C-terminal~PRIAM: Phosphoribosylformylglycinamidine cyclo-ligase~SPTR: Phosphoribosylformylglycinamidine cyclo-ligase;~TIGRFAM: Phosphoribosylformylglycinamidine cyclo-ligase) — translated: MAGEEWTYERAGVSIDRGDQAVRRIRQLVGQTRRPEVVEDVGGFAGVFRLPGTDLVAGADGVGSKILIAEALGEYRTIGIDLVAMNVNDILAAGAEPLFFLDYIATGHVDPDVIGDLVAGMVEGCRQAGCALLGGETAEMPDVYGTHHDLAGFAVGRRVHSPRRAPAVGDKIFGVASSGFHSNGYQLVRKLVESQTLSYEDPWPRSDAARLGDQLLTPTRIYVPWVLPLLPGDSPILAMAHITGGGLVENLPRTLGGLGAVLDPAAWPVPDLMREVARWGNLSFAETARTFNVGIGFTLVVSEEDVSALQKAWPDTAPPLYLIGDVRQEPGVGWR